The following coding sequences lie in one Flavobacterium sp. 20NA77.7 genomic window:
- a CDS encoding 4'-phosphopantetheinyl transferase family protein yields MPLYKSIAITPETTAYIWKNSEDVETLFDAVSLNTTSKMRLEKMNALAHKKGYLGVRMLLQYIGYTDFDLLYDATGKPYLMPETGNGKKNHHPSPKQPHISISHSHEFSCICLSNEPVGIDLELKKSKIIQIAPRFMDTKHLEGLSEKEQIEKASVIWGIKESIFKIKSEKGISFPNHIFEEDFELSQGYCNATLNFNNQKELFKIHFYNLEDYIFVCALNY; encoded by the coding sequence ATGCCTTTATATAAAAGTATTGCAATTACACCTGAAACAACGGCTTATATTTGGAAAAATTCTGAAGATGTAGAAACGTTGTTTGATGCTGTTTCCTTAAACACTACATCCAAAATGCGTCTAGAAAAAATGAATGCTCTAGCACATAAAAAAGGATATTTAGGTGTACGTATGCTATTACAATATATTGGTTATACTGATTTTGATTTACTATATGACGCAACGGGAAAACCGTATTTAATGCCAGAAACGGGAAACGGAAAAAAAAATCATCACCCCTCACCTAAACAGCCACACATCTCTATATCTCATTCTCATGAATTTTCTTGTATTTGCCTCAGTAATGAACCAGTAGGCATTGATTTAGAGCTAAAGAAGTCTAAAATTATACAAATCGCCCCTAGATTTATGGACACTAAACATTTGGAAGGGTTATCTGAAAAGGAACAAATAGAAAAAGCATCGGTTATTTGGGGAATAAAAGAGAGCATTTTTAAAATAAAAAGCGAAAAAGGAATTAGTTTTCCTAATCATATTTTTGAAGAAGATTTTGAACTATCGCAAGGTTATTGTAACGCAACTCTAAATTTTAACAACCAAAAAGAACTTTTCAAAATTCATTTTTATAACCTAGAAGACTATATCTTTGTGTGTGCTTTAAATTACTAG
- the greA gene encoding transcription elongation factor GreA — MSTVSYYTAEGLKKLKDELDHLKSVERPKASQAIAEARDKGDLSENAEYDAAKEAQGLLEMKISKMEELVANARIIDESTLDVSKALVLSTVKIKNQQNGMELKYTLVAESEADLKTGKISVTSPIGKGLLGKKVGEIAEISVPNGKLSFEILEITRD, encoded by the coding sequence ATGAGTACAGTATCTTATTACACAGCCGAAGGATTAAAAAAATTAAAAGACGAATTAGATCATTTAAAATCTGTAGAGCGTCCAAAAGCCTCACAAGCTATTGCTGAAGCAAGAGACAAAGGTGATTTATCTGAAAACGCAGAATATGACGCGGCAAAAGAAGCACAAGGTCTATTGGAAATGAAAATTTCTAAAATGGAAGAATTGGTAGCAAATGCACGTATTATTGACGAATCTACCCTAGATGTCTCTAAAGCATTAGTGCTTTCTACCGTGAAAATAAAAAATCAACAAAACGGAATGGAACTAAAATATACATTAGTTGCAGAAAGTGAAGCTGATTTAAAAACAGGAAAAATTTCGGTAACTTCTCCTATTGGAAAAGGGCTTTTAGGCAAAAAAGTGGGTGAAATTGCAGAAATTAGTGTCCCAAACGGCAAATTAAGCTTTGAAATTTTAGAAATCACGAGAGACTAA
- a CDS encoding TonB-dependent receptor: MKTLFKLSKKQKAKSVNTFFGKLLPTVCFLLPITLFSQETQKDTVKSIEEVLITSVRAKDKNPIPFTNVKKEAIAPRNLGQDIPILLNYLPSVVTTTDAGAGIGYTYMRVRGSDGSRINVTLNGIPFNDSESHGTFFVNLPDFASSLESMQLQRGVGTSTSGAGAFGASLNLQTKLLQPKAYAEISNSIGSFGTRKHTLNFGTGLHNHLEMNARISNIASKGYIDRASSNLFGYFFNVNYSTEKTLIKAIAFGGKEKTYQAWYGIEDEEKLKNDRTFNPAGMYFDTNGNMQFYDNETDNYWQNHFQLHWNQKYNSNWQSNIALHYTLGKGYFEQYKEDQDFIDYNLPNFNGNTTTDLVRKRWLDNAFFGITFAATYKNKSTDFIVGGAANRYQGKHFGEVIWTQYYIPISNRYYNNFGNKDDVNFYSKLAQQIGKVNVFVDLQYRMVFYQANSTKFNDVNDVFRFFNPKAGATYQLNTNHALYAYFGMANKEPRRDDYENGSAKPEHLQDYELGWKYAQKRIKINLNGFYMKYKNQLVMTGALNDVGSPIFTNSGKSYRIGIELESVVQLSKTLSTMPNITLSQNKNQDFYFQRNGVLENLGNTTIAFSPSIIIGNAFTYKRAQNMQFSLLSKYVGKQYMGNIDAKKSILSAYFINDINASYELKINKNIKSIVFSGLLNNIFNVKYESNGYFYTYDDTWSGPTTQTIEGAGFYPQAGINFLIGMNIKF; this comes from the coding sequence ATGAAAACTTTATTCAAATTAAGCAAAAAGCAAAAAGCAAAGAGTGTAAACACTTTTTTTGGCAAACTTTTACCCACTGTATGTTTCTTATTACCCATTACCTTATTTTCGCAAGAAACACAAAAAGACACCGTAAAATCAATTGAAGAAGTATTGATTACTTCTGTAAGAGCCAAAGACAAAAACCCAATCCCATTTACTAACGTTAAAAAAGAAGCTATCGCTCCACGAAATTTAGGGCAAGACATTCCTATACTGTTAAATTACCTTCCGTCTGTTGTTACAACAACAGATGCGGGCGCTGGAATAGGCTATACCTACATGAGAGTTAGAGGCTCCGATGGTTCTCGAATTAATGTTACACTGAATGGAATTCCATTTAATGACAGTGAAAGTCATGGTACTTTTTTTGTTAATTTACCTGATTTTGCTTCCTCGTTAGAAAGCATGCAATTACAACGTGGCGTAGGAACTTCTACCAGTGGTGCAGGAGCTTTTGGAGCCAGTTTAAATTTACAAACCAAATTACTTCAACCAAAAGCTTATGCAGAAATTTCAAATTCAATAGGTAGTTTTGGAACAAGAAAACATACTTTGAATTTTGGAACGGGACTGCACAACCATTTAGAAATGAATGCTCGAATTTCAAATATTGCATCTAAGGGCTATATAGACAGAGCCTCTAGCAATTTATTTGGCTATTTTTTCAATGTGAATTATAGTACCGAAAAAACATTAATCAAAGCGATTGCTTTTGGAGGAAAAGAAAAAACATATCAAGCGTGGTATGGCATTGAAGATGAAGAAAAATTGAAAAATGACCGTACGTTCAATCCTGCAGGTATGTACTTTGACACCAATGGAAACATGCAGTTTTACGATAATGAAACCGACAATTATTGGCAAAATCATTTTCAATTACATTGGAATCAAAAATACAATTCAAATTGGCAATCAAATATAGCGTTGCATTATACATTAGGAAAAGGATATTTTGAACAATATAAAGAAGATCAAGATTTTATAGATTATAATTTACCTAATTTTAACGGAAATACCACAACCGATTTGGTAAGAAAAAGATGGCTGGATAATGCTTTTTTCGGAATAACCTTTGCTGCTACATACAAAAACAAATCTACTGATTTTATTGTAGGAGGTGCTGCTAACAGATATCAAGGTAAACATTTTGGAGAAGTAATTTGGACACAATACTATATACCTATATCAAATCGATATTACAACAATTTTGGAAATAAAGATGATGTCAATTTTTATTCAAAATTAGCACAACAAATAGGAAAAGTAAATGTTTTTGTTGACTTACAATATCGAATGGTCTTTTACCAAGCAAATAGCACTAAATTTAATGATGTAAATGATGTATTTAGATTCTTTAATCCAAAGGCGGGCGCCACATACCAATTAAACACTAATCATGCACTATATGCTTATTTTGGCATGGCAAATAAAGAGCCTAGAAGAGATGATTATGAAAATGGTAGTGCAAAACCCGAGCATTTACAAGATTATGAATTGGGCTGGAAATATGCGCAAAAGAGAATAAAAATTAATCTTAATGGTTTTTACATGAAATATAAAAATCAATTAGTAATGACAGGAGCATTAAATGATGTAGGCTCTCCTATTTTTACAAATAGTGGAAAAAGTTACCGTATAGGCATAGAGCTTGAGTCTGTTGTGCAACTAAGTAAAACGTTAAGTACAATGCCAAATATTACTTTAAGTCAAAATAAAAACCAAGATTTTTATTTTCAACGAAATGGAGTGTTAGAAAACTTAGGTAATACAACCATTGCATTTTCACCGAGTATAATTATTGGTAATGCATTTACTTATAAACGCGCTCAAAACATGCAATTCAGTTTGCTTTCTAAATATGTAGGGAAACAATATATGGGAAATATTGATGCTAAAAAGTCTATTTTAAGCGCTTATTTCATTAATGACATAAATGCTTCATATGAATTAAAAATCAACAAAAACATTAAGTCCATTGTTTTTTCAGGCTTATTAAACAACATATTTAATGTAAAATATGAATCAAATGGATATTTTTACACTTATGATGACACATGGAGTGGACCTACTACACAAACCATTGAAGGTGCTGGTTTTTACCCGCAGGCAGGAATTAATTTTCTAATAGGTATGAATATTAAATTCTAA
- a CDS encoding sensor histidine kinase: MQFSEKRNITRWVIIISSFLIATLILWNTYVFFQIFKEEERNKMELWANAQKSLMNANLDSDIQLPSYIIENNKTIPLILTDKEFKVINTKNIDSLIVKDAAKIKSYFERIKTQNKPIKVNWSGNNYYWLYYGDSPLLNTLKYYPIALVLVAFLFGGVVYNFYRATKIATQNKLWAGMAKETAHQIGTPLSSLMGWLELLKIENIPQSTLQEIEKDVVRLQTITDRFSKIGSEPKLEVVDIISDTKSSFEYLQARSSKQVIFEFKAPNIPVFVAINPVLHSWTIENLVKNAINAMKGKGKLSIEIVEGDKQVYITVIDTGSGIPKHKFKKIFEPGYTSKKRGWGLGLSLTKRIVQEYHKGKIRVVHSELGKGTTMQLVFSKA, from the coding sequence ATGCAATTTTCTGAAAAAAGAAATATTACACGTTGGGTTATTATTATTTCCTCTTTTTTAATCGCTACATTGATTCTTTGGAATACCTATGTGTTTTTTCAAATATTTAAAGAAGAAGAGCGAAACAAAATGGAGTTATGGGCTAACGCACAAAAAAGTTTAATGAATGCCAATTTAGATTCAGACATTCAATTGCCCTCTTATATTATTGAAAACAATAAAACCATTCCGTTAATTTTAACTGATAAAGAGTTCAAAGTAATTAATACTAAAAATATTGACAGTTTAATTGTAAAAGATGCTGCTAAAATTAAATCCTATTTTGAACGAATAAAAACTCAAAACAAACCGATAAAAGTAAATTGGTCTGGAAATAATTATTATTGGTTGTATTATGGCGATTCTCCTCTTCTTAATACATTAAAATATTACCCTATAGCTTTAGTTTTAGTTGCATTTTTATTTGGAGGTGTGGTGTATAATTTTTATCGCGCCACAAAAATAGCGACTCAAAATAAACTATGGGCAGGAATGGCAAAGGAAACAGCACATCAAATTGGTACACCTCTTTCTTCTTTGATGGGATGGTTAGAATTATTAAAAATAGAAAACATTCCACAATCTACACTTCAAGAGATTGAAAAAGATGTGGTTCGATTACAAACCATAACAGATCGATTTTCAAAAATTGGCTCTGAACCAAAACTCGAAGTAGTAGATATTATTTCGGATACGAAAAGTTCTTTTGAGTATTTACAAGCCAGAAGTTCTAAACAAGTTATTTTTGAATTTAAAGCACCGAATATTCCTGTTTTTGTGGCAATTAATCCTGTTTTACATAGCTGGACAATAGAAAATTTAGTAAAAAATGCTATTAATGCTATGAAAGGAAAGGGAAAACTATCTATTGAAATTGTGGAAGGAGATAAACAGGTTTATATTACAGTTATTGATACAGGTAGTGGCATTCCAAAACATAAATTTAAAAAAATATTTGAACCTGGTTATACCTCAAAAAAGAGAGGATGGGGTTTAGGTTTGTCCTTAACTAAACGAATTGTTCAGGAATATCATAAAGGAAAAATTAGGGTTGTACACTCTGAACTTGGTAAAGGAACTACGATGCAACTTGTTTTTAGTAAGGCATAG
- a CDS encoding DUF3127 domain-containing protein produces the protein MEVIGKIKVINPVQEVSASFKKRELVVTTEEQYPQHILVEFTQAKVDDLNSYQVGEQVKVSINLRGREWVNPQGETKYFNSIQGWRIERMTASTQQEQAMSTEMPPIPAADAFEPATTFNENEHDDLPF, from the coding sequence ATGGAAGTAATTGGTAAAATTAAAGTAATTAACCCTGTACAAGAGGTTAGTGCATCATTTAAAAAGAGAGAATTAGTTGTAACAACAGAAGAACAATATCCTCAACATATTTTAGTTGAGTTTACTCAAGCAAAAGTAGATGATTTGAATAGCTACCAAGTTGGCGAACAAGTAAAAGTTTCTATCAACTTAAGAGGTAGAGAATGGGTAAATCCACAAGGAGAAACTAAATATTTCAACTCTATTCAAGGTTGGAGAATTGAAAGAATGACAGCCAGTACTCAGCAAGAACAAGCTATGAGCACGGAAATGCCACCTATACCAGCTGCAGATGCTTTTGAGCCTGCAACTACTTTTAACGAAAACGAACACGACGATTTACCTTTCTAA
- the ahcY gene encoding adenosylhomocysteinase: MSTKTMPYVPYKVKDISLAEWGRKEIQLAEAEMPGLMALRAEYGASQPLKGARIAGCLHMTIQTAVLIETLVALGADVTWSSCNIFSTQDHAAAAIAAAGIPVYAWKGMNEEEFDWCIEQTLFFGKDRQPLNMILDDGGDLTNMVFDRYTELVAGIKGLSEETTTGVHRLYERMKAGTLYMPAINVNDSVTKSKFDNKYGCKESAVDAVRRATDVMLAGKRVVVCGYGDVGKGTAASFRGAGSIVIVTEIDPICALQAAMDGFEVKKLDSVIANADIVITTTGNKNIVVGRHFEAMKDKTIVCNIGHFDNEIDMAWLNENFGHTKNEVKPQVDIYTVNGKEVIVLAEGRLVNLGCATGHPSFVMSNSFTNQTLAQLELWTNSAAYKNEVYMLPKHLDEKVAALHLAKLGVELETLSSDQAAYIGVEVQGPFKPEYYRY; the protein is encoded by the coding sequence ATGAGTACAAAAACAATGCCTTATGTACCATACAAAGTTAAAGATATTTCTTTAGCAGAATGGGGTAGAAAAGAAATTCAATTAGCAGAAGCTGAAATGCCAGGATTAATGGCTCTTAGAGCAGAATATGGAGCTAGCCAACCCTTAAAAGGCGCTCGTATAGCAGGTTGTTTACACATGACCATTCAAACGGCAGTTTTAATTGAAACATTAGTAGCGCTTGGTGCCGATGTTACTTGGTCATCATGTAATATTTTTTCTACTCAAGATCATGCAGCAGCAGCTATTGCAGCAGCAGGAATTCCAGTTTATGCATGGAAAGGTATGAATGAAGAAGAATTTGATTGGTGTATTGAGCAAACTTTGTTTTTTGGTAAAGATAGACAGCCTTTAAATATGATTTTAGATGATGGTGGAGATTTAACCAATATGGTTTTTGATCGCTACACTGAATTAGTTGCGGGTATTAAAGGTTTATCAGAAGAGACAACGACAGGTGTTCACCGTTTATACGAAAGAATGAAAGCAGGAACATTATATATGCCAGCTATCAATGTGAATGATTCTGTTACAAAATCAAAATTTGATAACAAATATGGTTGTAAAGAATCTGCGGTAGATGCTGTTCGTCGTGCAACAGATGTTATGTTAGCAGGAAAAAGAGTAGTAGTTTGTGGGTACGGAGATGTAGGAAAAGGAACAGCAGCTTCTTTCCGTGGAGCAGGGTCGATTGTTATAGTTACGGAAATTGATCCTATTTGTGCGTTACAAGCTGCGATGGATGGATTTGAAGTAAAAAAATTAGACTCTGTTATTGCGAATGCTGATATTGTAATTACAACAACGGGTAATAAAAACATAGTAGTAGGACGTCATTTTGAGGCTATGAAAGACAAAACTATCGTTTGTAACATTGGTCACTTCGATAACGAAATTGATATGGCTTGGTTAAATGAAAATTTTGGTCATACTAAAAATGAAGTGAAACCACAAGTTGATATTTATACTGTAAACGGTAAAGAAGTTATTGTTTTAGCTGAAGGACGTTTAGTAAACTTAGGTTGTGCTACGGGTCATCCAAGTTTTGTGATGTCTAATTCATTTACAAATCAAACTTTAGCACAATTGGAGTTATGGACAAATAGTGCAGCTTATAAAAATGAAGTATACATGTTGCCTAAACATTTAGATGAAAAAGTTGCCGCACTTCACTTAGCTAAATTAGGTGTAGAATTAGAAACTTTATCAAGCGACCAAGCTGCATATATTGGGGTGGAAGTTCAAGGTCCATTTAAACCAGAATATTACAGATACTAA
- a CDS encoding DUF4301 family protein, which translates to MEKIFSEADLEYILSKGYDLEKIKQQLHFFQQGVSKINLVKSATIGDGIWQLNEEEKTSFSHYFDTHKLNYSIEKFVPASGAATRMFEFLSAFLNHFNPDTDTVTSYINKFGDQNLNVFIVGIRNFPFHSLLKEKTKEIFADYASFSRDQKIHAIIYTLLHKNGLDYASKPKGILPFHFKSNQIVTPIEEHIVEANHLKNGSEKATIHFTISKEFQADFEAITSKYDTINIQFSYQNEKSDTIAVDKNNMPFRLKNNTLLFRPAGHGALIENLNAINADLIFIRNIDNVSHSELDTIVSNQKILGGVLLTIQHQVFDYLNILDDEIVSAELIAEIKNFVETKLSFTLPEEFEMFQNTYQQAYLIKILNRPIRVCGMVKNEGEPGGGPFWVKDDKGRITLQIVETSQIDLLNEHQKNIVNSATHFNPVDLVCAVKDFKGNKFNLNEFIDQEAVIITQKTKSGQPIKALELPGLWNGAMAKWATIFVEVPLATFNPVKNVNDLLKPAHQPISEL; encoded by the coding sequence ATGGAAAAAATATTTAGCGAAGCAGACTTAGAATATATCTTATCAAAAGGGTATGACCTTGAAAAAATAAAGCAACAACTTCATTTTTTTCAACAAGGTGTATCTAAAATTAATTTAGTGAAGTCAGCTACCATAGGAGATGGAATATGGCAACTTAACGAAGAAGAAAAAACTTCGTTTAGCCACTATTTTGACACACATAAACTAAATTATTCTATTGAAAAATTTGTTCCAGCATCGGGTGCAGCGACAAGGATGTTTGAATTTTTAAGTGCTTTTTTAAATCATTTTAACCCCGATACAGATACCGTTACCAGTTATATCAACAAATTTGGAGACCAAAATTTAAATGTATTTATTGTAGGCATACGCAACTTTCCTTTCCATTCGCTTTTAAAAGAAAAGACAAAAGAAATTTTTGCTGATTATGCTTCTTTCTCCAGAGATCAAAAAATACATGCTATTATTTATACACTTCTCCATAAAAACGGACTTGATTATGCTTCAAAACCTAAAGGAATTTTACCTTTTCATTTTAAATCGAATCAAATTGTAACACCTATTGAAGAACACATAGTAGAAGCAAACCATCTAAAAAACGGAAGTGAAAAAGCAACTATACACTTTACCATTTCTAAAGAATTTCAAGCCGATTTTGAAGCCATAACTTCAAAATATGACACTATTAATATTCAGTTTTCTTATCAAAATGAAAAAAGCGACACTATTGCGGTAGATAAAAACAACATGCCTTTCAGACTAAAAAATAATACGTTGTTATTTAGACCCGCAGGACACGGCGCATTAATTGAAAATTTGAATGCCATAAATGCAGACTTAATTTTTATTAGAAACATAGACAATGTTTCTCATTCCGAACTAGACACCATAGTTAGTAATCAAAAAATATTAGGCGGTGTTTTACTAACTATACAACATCAAGTTTTTGACTATTTAAACATATTAGATGATGAAATAGTGTCTGCAGAATTAATTGCAGAAATTAAAAATTTTGTTGAAACCAAGTTATCTTTCACTTTGCCTGAAGAATTTGAAATGTTTCAAAACACATACCAACAAGCTTATTTAATTAAAATATTAAACCGGCCTATTCGTGTTTGTGGTATGGTAAAGAATGAAGGCGAACCAGGCGGGGGACCTTTTTGGGTTAAAGATGATAAAGGTCGAATTACGTTACAAATTGTAGAAACTTCACAAATCGATTTACTCAATGAACATCAAAAAAACATTGTGAATAGTGCCACGCACTTCAATCCGGTAGATTTAGTTTGTGCTGTAAAAGATTTTAAGGGTAATAAATTTAACCTTAACGAGTTTATTGATCAGGAGGCAGTAATAATTACTCAAAAAACAAAATCAGGCCAACCTATTAAAGCTCTTGAATTACCTGGACTTTGGAATGGAGCCATGGCAAAATGGGCCACTATTTTTGTAGAAGTTCCTTTAGCTACTTTTAATCCAGTTAAAAATGTAAATGATTTACTTAAACCCGCTCACCAACCCATTTCTGAACTATAA
- a CDS encoding Rieske (2Fe-2S) protein has translation MKYFSLVLLFIFSFSSCDKDNRTNNNPYLPNYSFDIVINMNLPQYATLLYPSNGVYINTAGAGIRGLIVFNAGSGNYLAYDAACPNQSLTDCSTMTISGINAVCACDNANYSMFTGLAAGKQYPMKTYRVQMIDATSFRVFN, from the coding sequence ATGAAATATTTTTCACTAGTGTTACTTTTCATTTTTTCTTTTTCATCATGTGATAAGGATAACCGCACGAATAACAATCCTTATTTGCCTAATTATTCGTTTGATATCGTTATCAATATGAATCTTCCACAATATGCTACATTATTATATCCTTCAAATGGTGTTTACATAAATACTGCTGGTGCAGGAATTAGAGGTTTAATTGTTTTTAATGCAGGTAGCGGAAATTATTTAGCATATGATGCAGCCTGTCCCAATCAGTCCTTAACAGATTGTTCTACCATGACAATTAGCGGTATTAATGCCGTTTGTGCTTGTGATAATGCTAACTATAGCATGTTTACTGGCTTGGCCGCTGGAAAACAATATCCTATGAAAACGTATAGAGTTCAAATGATTGATGCCACTTCATTTAGAGTTTTTAATTAG
- the pnuC gene encoding nicotinamide riboside transporter PnuC, whose protein sequence is MIDFFINQYKNALQWQIVCEFIAFFFGILSVVFAKKKNYWVYPTGLISTIITVYLLYKASYFGDMTINIYYSIMSVYGWYKWTASTKNATLKISRTTKREKIIGLGLFIFTMFLTYFVYVFFNYTLKIPNYIDIFTSGIFFTAMWYMALKKIENWILWIIGDCIAVPLFAYRGLGMLALQYLIFTILAILAYLEWKKYLAKQT, encoded by the coding sequence GTGATTGATTTTTTCATAAACCAATATAAAAATGCTCTTCAATGGCAAATAGTATGCGAATTTATCGCATTCTTTTTTGGCATTCTAAGTGTTGTATTTGCAAAGAAAAAAAATTACTGGGTATACCCTACCGGACTTATATCTACAATTATAACGGTGTATTTATTATATAAAGCAAGTTATTTTGGCGACATGACTATTAATATATATTATTCAATCATGAGTGTGTATGGCTGGTATAAATGGACTGCATCAACCAAAAATGCTACTTTAAAAATTAGCAGAACAACTAAACGAGAGAAAATTATTGGTTTAGGATTATTCATTTTTACCATGTTTCTTACCTATTTTGTGTATGTTTTTTTCAACTATACACTTAAAATTCCTAATTATATTGATATTTTTACATCCGGAATCTTTTTTACAGCCATGTGGTACATGGCTTTAAAAAAAATTGAGAATTGGATACTGTGGATTATTGGCGATTGTATTGCCGTTCCTTTATTTGCTTATAGAGGACTAGGCATGTTAGCCTTACAGTATTTGATTTTTACCATCTTGGCAATTTTAGCATATTTAGAATGGAAAAAATATTTAGCGAAGCAGACTTAG
- the arfB gene encoding alternative ribosome rescue aminoacyl-tRNA hydrolase ArfB, which translates to MNKEVILTEISFKAVRSSGAGGQNVNKVATKVILTFLIFKSKGLTEDEITLLQTKLQTKISQEGVFQLACDEDRSQLKNKELAIKRFFDVLKKALQKPKERKATKIPRAVKEKRLTAKKEISALKQNRKKPNI; encoded by the coding sequence ATGAATAAAGAAGTTATTTTAACTGAAATTTCTTTTAAAGCAGTTAGAAGCAGTGGTGCAGGTGGACAAAACGTAAATAAAGTAGCCACTAAAGTCATTTTAACCTTTCTAATCTTTAAATCCAAAGGCTTAACTGAAGATGAAATTACTTTACTTCAAACGAAACTACAAACAAAAATTTCTCAAGAAGGCGTATTTCAACTAGCATGCGACGAAGACCGAAGCCAACTTAAAAATAAAGAATTGGCAATTAAACGCTTTTTTGATGTTTTGAAAAAAGCACTACAAAAACCAAAAGAACGAAAAGCAACTAAAATTCCAAGAGCTGTTAAAGAAAAACGATTAACCGCTAAAAAAGAAATAAGCGCTCTAAAACAAAATAGAAAAAAACCAAACATTTAA
- a CDS encoding flavin reductase family protein yields the protein MLSIDPKQIAPAKLQGYLQSAIAPRPIAFASTLDEYGNPNLSPFSFFNVFSSNPPILIFSPARRVRDNSIKHTLINAQDTKEVVINVVNYDIVQQMSLSSTEYPGGINEFEKAGLTMLPSDLVKPYRVAESPVQFECKINEIIPLGDQGGAGNLVICEVVKMHIHEEILDDTGTIDPFKIDLVSRLGGNWYGRANQGLFEVEKPLTTLGIGVDQIPDFIKESGYFDGNDLGKLGNIEKIPTDEEIAIFVKENFEVKAVLSADDLHTKFQKAKEYVDNGKALDAWKLLLAQK from the coding sequence ATGTTGAGTATTGACCCAAAACAAATAGCACCTGCTAAACTACAAGGTTATCTACAAAGTGCCATAGCACCAAGACCTATAGCATTTGCAAGTACTTTAGATGAATATGGAAACCCAAATTTGTCTCCTTTTAGTTTTTTTAATGTATTTAGTTCAAATCCTCCTATCTTAATTTTTTCACCCGCTAGAAGAGTCAGAGATAATTCTATAAAACACACCTTAATTAATGCACAAGACACTAAAGAAGTGGTAATTAATGTGGTAAACTATGACATTGTACAGCAAATGTCTTTATCAAGTACAGAATATCCGGGAGGGATTAATGAATTTGAAAAAGCGGGGTTAACCATGCTGCCTTCTGACCTAGTTAAACCATACAGAGTTGCAGAAAGTCCCGTGCAATTTGAATGTAAAATTAATGAAATCATTCCTCTAGGTGACCAAGGTGGCGCTGGAAATTTAGTAATTTGTGAAGTGGTAAAAATGCACATTCATGAAGAAATATTAGACGATACAGGAACAATAGACCCTTTTAAAATTGATTTAGTTTCAAGATTAGGTGGAAATTGGTACGGAAGAGCCAATCAAGGTCTGTTTGAAGTGGAAAAACCTTTAACCACCTTAGGGATTGGAGTAGATCAAATTCCAGATTTCATTAAAGAAAGTGGTTATTTTGACGGTAATGACTTAGGTAAATTAGGGAATATAGAAAAAATACCAACTGACGAAGAAATTGCTATATTTGTAAAAGAAAATTTTGAAGTCAAAGCAGTATTAAGTGCAGACGATTTGCACACAAAATTTCAAAAAGCAAAAGAATATGTAGATAATGGAAAAGCACTTGATGCTTGGAAATTGTTATTAGCACAAAAATAA
- a CDS encoding HIT family protein, giving the protein MSSIFTKIVNGEIPCYKIAEDENYLAFLDVNPNAKGHTLCIPKQEINKIFDMEEDHYLGLMAFSRTVAKAIEKTIDCKRIGVAVVGLEVPHVHVHLIPLQDMDDMRFQRKTSLSQEEFNNLATAIAANL; this is encoded by the coding sequence ATGTCAAGCATTTTTACCAAAATAGTTAATGGAGAAATTCCTTGTTATAAAATTGCTGAAGACGAAAATTATTTAGCTTTTTTAGATGTAAATCCAAATGCGAAAGGACATACTTTATGCATACCAAAACAAGAAATTAATAAAATTTTTGATATGGAAGAAGACCATTATTTAGGCTTAATGGCTTTTTCTAGAACAGTTGCTAAAGCAATAGAAAAAACCATTGATTGCAAACGAATCGGTGTAGCTGTAGTAGGCTTAGAAGTTCCTCACGTACACGTACATTTAATTCCTCTACAAGACATGGACGATATGCGTTTTCAACGAAAAACAAGCCTAAGCCAAGAAGAATTTAATAATTTGGCAACTGCAATTGCGGCTAACCTATAA